A window from Rhizosphaericola mali encodes these proteins:
- a CDS encoding NAD(P)H-dependent glycerol-3-phosphate dehydrogenase: MKIVIAGAGIFGTAIANAIKKEHNIVLYSRSMSIVEDINNNRRNTKYFPNKILSKKISASNDLHTFEDADILFLCVPSYSILSLFSTIKISKNCLVINGAKGYGNEKELIPEALSHIIPNEIISFKGPSFATEMMYELPTSFTVGTQSPENFKTVQNLFRKGLIFLDHSEDILGIELVSIIKNIYAIVIGIVDATYNSANVRFLIFTKAMKEIKMIIEHFGHSSDILFNYAGVGDFGLTSLNDLSRNRTLGLLIGKGFLNAELGNSVILEGVRSVEKLTSILAFAENLKTPLLTNLNELLQSKISNKEFLKLILN; encoded by the coding sequence ATGAAAATAGTCATAGCTGGTGCAGGAATATTCGGAACCGCGATAGCCAATGCGATTAAAAAAGAGCACAATATTGTTCTTTATTCGCGTAGTATGTCCATTGTTGAAGACATTAATAACAATAGGAGAAATACAAAATATTTTCCCAATAAAATATTGAGCAAAAAAATATCTGCATCGAATGATTTACACACATTTGAAGATGCAGATATTTTGTTTTTATGCGTGCCTTCTTATAGTATTCTTAGTCTATTTTCCACTATAAAAATCTCTAAAAATTGTTTAGTAATCAATGGAGCAAAAGGTTATGGAAATGAAAAAGAATTAATTCCAGAGGCTCTTTCACATATTATCCCAAACGAAATTATTTCTTTTAAAGGCCCAAGTTTTGCAACGGAAATGATGTATGAATTACCAACATCTTTCACTGTTGGAACTCAATCACCAGAAAATTTTAAAACGGTACAAAATCTTTTTAGAAAAGGTTTAATTTTCCTAGATCATTCAGAAGACATTTTGGGAATTGAACTCGTAAGTATTATCAAAAATATTTACGCAATTGTGATTGGTATAGTTGATGCAACGTATAATTCTGCAAATGTTCGTTTTTTGATATTTACCAAAGCGATGAAAGAAATCAAAATGATCATAGAGCATTTTGGGCATTCTAGTGATATACTATTCAATTATGCTGGTGTAGGCGATTTTGGATTGACTTCACTCAACGACCTAAGTCGAAATAGAACGCTAGGATTGTTAATTGGAAAGGGTTTTTTAAATGCAGAATTGGGAAATAGTGTGATTTTAGAAGGCGTCAGATCTGTAGAAAAATTGACGTCAATATTAGCATTTGCTGAAAATTTAAAAACTCCTTTACTTACTAATTTAAATGAATTACTACAATCAAAAATTAGCAATAAGGAGTTTTTAAAATTGATACTAAATTAG
- a CDS encoding NAD-dependent epimerase/dehydratase family protein produces the protein MKITVIGGSGFIGTNLVEVLKDNFQVKIVDKQMSHFFPELTTIADICNIDELRNAIEPTDIIVNLAAEHRDDVSPKSLYYDVNVQGTKNILKVMDEKGIKTIFFTSSVAVYGLNKVNPNEEHPVDPFNDYGITKYQAEEVLREWFEKDKNNNNLFILRPTVVFGPRNRGNVYNLLNQIASGKFMMIGSGQNKKSMAYVQNIVGFIKFSIEKDNYTGYHLYNYIDKADLSTIELVKVAETATGKKLSPIRIPYALGYLGGLVLMLWQK, from the coding sequence ATGAAAATCACAGTTATAGGAGGCTCAGGATTTATAGGAACAAATCTCGTAGAAGTTTTGAAAGATAACTTTCAAGTAAAAATTGTGGATAAACAGATGTCTCATTTTTTTCCTGAATTAACCACTATTGCTGATATATGCAACATAGATGAATTAAGGAATGCTATTGAGCCAACTGATATTATCGTGAATCTTGCCGCCGAACATAGAGATGATGTTAGCCCTAAATCATTGTACTATGATGTCAATGTTCAAGGAACTAAAAATATCTTAAAGGTAATGGATGAGAAAGGTATTAAAACTATTTTTTTTACAAGTTCAGTTGCCGTTTACGGCTTAAATAAGGTTAATCCGAATGAAGAGCATCCTGTTGATCCATTCAATGATTATGGAATTACAAAGTATCAAGCAGAAGAAGTTTTAAGAGAATGGTTTGAGAAAGATAAAAACAATAATAACTTGTTTATTTTACGACCTACCGTAGTTTTTGGTCCGAGAAATAGGGGAAATGTATACAATCTTTTAAATCAGATCGCTTCAGGTAAGTTCATGATGATTGGTAGTGGTCAAAACAAGAAATCCATGGCTTATGTTCAAAATATTGTGGGTTTCATCAAGTTTTCTATTGAAAAGGATAATTATACAGGATATCATCTATATAACTATATAGATAAAGCAGATTTATCAACTATTGAATTAGTAAAAGTTGCAGAGACTGCAACTGGTAAAAAATTGAGTCCAATTAGAATTCCCTATGCATTAGGATATTTGGGGGGATTGGTTTTGATGCTTTGGCAAAAGTAA
- a CDS encoding O-methyltransferase codes for MIPQSYLQIKEATDISGFNMASNIDTCFLLRSLVCSKPNAHFLELGTGTGLATSFILDGMDANSSLISVDNDPKYLQIAQQFLSNDKRLELVEMDGGDWLLQNETKNFDFIFADTWHGKYLMLDNALNMLKIGGFYIIDDMLPQPNWPEGHDKKASKLTTILKSKNNFSIVELNWASGIIIATRKF; via the coding sequence ATGATACCGCAATCTTATTTACAAATAAAAGAGGCAACCGATATTTCAGGCTTTAATATGGCCTCCAATATAGATACTTGTTTTCTTTTAAGAAGTTTAGTCTGTAGTAAGCCAAATGCTCATTTTTTAGAATTAGGCACTGGTACTGGATTAGCTACAAGTTTTATTTTAGACGGAATGGATGCTAATTCATCCTTGATTTCCGTAGATAATGATCCAAAATACTTGCAAATTGCACAGCAATTTTTAAGTAATGACAAAAGATTAGAATTAGTAGAAATGGATGGAGGAGATTGGTTATTGCAAAATGAAACTAAGAATTTTGATTTCATTTTTGCAGATACTTGGCATGGAAAATATTTGATGTTGGACAATGCATTGAATATGTTGAAAATTGGCGGATTTTATATCATCGATGATATGTTACCGCAGCCAAATTGGCCGGAAGGTCATGATAAGAAAGCGAGTAAATTGACTACAATTTTAAAGAGTAAAAATAATTTTTCAATTGTGGAATTAAATTGGGCTTCAGGAATTATCATAGCAACTAGAAAATTTTGA
- the ilvD gene encoding dihydroxy-acid dehydratase, with protein sequence MSETKISEEVELNRYSKRLTQDPTQPAAQAMLYGIGLTDDDMKKAQVGIASMGYDGNTCNMHLNDLAQYVKKGTWENDLVGLVFNTIGVSDGMSNGTDGMHYSLVSRDVIADSIETICGAQYYDAIIGIPGCDKNMPGTLMAMGRLNRPSIMVYGGTIAPGCLDGKELNIISAFEALGQRIKGTINDEEYKEIIKHSCPGAGACGGMYTANTMASVSEALGMSLPYSSSNPAVSAAKKQECIDSGKAIKILLEKNICPKDIMTREAFENAMTVLVVLGGSTNAVMHLIAIAHSVGIKLTLADFQKVSDRTPMLGDFKPSGKYMMQALFGIGGMPRVMKYLLDKGLLNGDCLTCTGKTIAENLKDIEPLDFESQDIILPIENPIKATGHLQMLFGNLASEGSVAKITGHEGVYFKGTAKVFDGEMHLVDGISNGRIQAGDVVVIKNVGPAGGPGMPEMLKPTSAIMGAGLGSSVALITDGRFSGGSHGFLVGHISPEAIKGGVIGLVEDGDEIEIDAVKNKINLLVSDEVLAERRKNYKKPEMKFKSGVLYKYAKTVASASDGCVTDAF encoded by the coding sequence ATGAGCGAAACTAAAATATCAGAAGAAGTAGAGTTAAATAGATATTCCAAAAGACTTACCCAAGATCCTACGCAGCCTGCTGCCCAAGCCATGCTCTATGGTATCGGCCTTACAGATGATGACATGAAAAAGGCACAAGTCGGTATTGCTAGTATGGGTTACGATGGTAACACCTGTAATATGCATTTGAATGACTTAGCTCAATATGTCAAAAAAGGAACTTGGGAAAATGATTTAGTTGGACTTGTTTTTAATACTATTGGAGTAAGTGATGGTATGAGTAATGGTACAGATGGTATGCATTATTCTTTAGTTAGCCGTGATGTTATTGCTGATAGTATCGAAACTATTTGCGGAGCGCAATACTATGATGCAATCATTGGTATTCCAGGTTGTGATAAAAATATGCCAGGTACCTTAATGGCTATGGGAAGATTAAATCGCCCATCAATTATGGTATATGGAGGTACGATTGCGCCGGGTTGTTTGGATGGTAAAGAATTGAATATCATTTCCGCTTTCGAAGCCTTGGGACAAAGAATCAAAGGAACGATCAATGATGAAGAATATAAAGAAATAATCAAACATAGTTGCCCAGGTGCAGGTGCTTGTGGTGGTATGTATACTGCAAATACAATGGCTTCAGTATCTGAAGCATTAGGAATGAGTTTACCTTATTCCTCTTCTAATCCAGCGGTTAGTGCTGCTAAAAAACAAGAATGTATTGACTCTGGAAAAGCCATAAAAATATTATTAGAAAAAAATATTTGCCCTAAAGACATCATGACTAGAGAAGCATTTGAAAATGCGATGACCGTTCTAGTTGTTTTAGGTGGAAGTACAAATGCGGTAATGCATCTAATCGCAATTGCACATAGTGTAGGCATCAAACTTACCTTAGCAGATTTCCAAAAAGTAAGTGATAGAACACCGATGTTGGGAGATTTCAAACCAAGCGGCAAATACATGATGCAGGCATTATTTGGAATTGGTGGTATGCCTAGAGTGATGAAATATCTTTTGGATAAAGGCTTATTGAATGGTGATTGTCTTACTTGTACTGGTAAAACAATAGCTGAGAATTTGAAAGATATCGAACCATTAGATTTCGAATCTCAAGATATTATTCTTCCTATAGAAAATCCTATTAAAGCAACAGGTCATTTGCAAATGCTATTTGGCAATCTTGCCTCAGAAGGTAGTGTTGCTAAAATCACAGGACACGAAGGCGTTTATTTCAAAGGAACCGCTAAAGTATTTGATGGTGAAATGCACTTAGTGGATGGCATTTCTAATGGAAGAATACAAGCGGGTGACGTAGTTGTGATTAAAAATGTTGGCCCTGCTGGTGGTCCAGGAATGCCTGAAATGTTGAAGCCAACGTCTGCAATCATGGGTGCAGGATTAGGATCTAGTGTTGCATTGATTACAGACGGTAGATTTAGTGGAGGTTCTCATGGATTTTTAGTTGGTCATATTTCTCCTGAAGCGATCAAGGGTGGTGTCATTGGCCTTGTAGAAGATGGCGATGAAATAGAAATCGATGCTGTTAAAAACAAGATCAATTTACTAGTAAGTGATGAAGTACTTGCTGAGAGAAGAAAGAACTATAAAAAACCAGAAATGAAATTTAAAAGTGGCGTTCTTTACAAATATGCCAAAACAGTTGCAAGTGCTTCTGATGGCTGTGTAACCGATGCTTTTTAA
- the ilvB gene encoding biosynthetic-type acetolactate synthase large subunit encodes MSTLEATSKEATAKDNTKSLTGAEVVLECLIAEGANTIFGYPGGAIMPIYDALYSYQDKLNHILVRHEQGGIHAAQGFARVTGKPGVVFATSGPGATNLVTGLADAQIDSTPLVCITGQVFAQFLGTDAFQETDVVNITTPITKWNYQVTDAKEIPEVLAKAFYIAQTGRPGPVLVDITKNAQFQKVDFEPYEHCKHIRSYRPKPIIRNEYIQAAAELINAAKKPFVVFGQGVILGNAEKEFLAFLDKTGIPAAATALGLGAIPTDHPLYVGMLGMHGNYAPNVMTNECDLLIAVGMRFDDRVTGRLDKYAKQAKVIHLDIDPAEIDKNVTATVPVWGDCKESLPLLTKAVEKNSFPEWLEEFRKLEKEEVKEVIEPELNPTTDEMTMGEVVKYLNELTNGDAIIVTDVGQHQMVACRYAKFNNSKSNVTSGGLGTMGFGLPAAMGAKVGQPDKTVVSISGDGGFQMTLQELGTIMQNNIGVKILILNNHFLGMVRQWQELFMDKRYSFTNIDSPDFVALANAYKIPSKKIEQRADLKAGLKEMIDHDGAYLLEIIVGKENNVFPMVPQGSSVSEIRLK; translated from the coding sequence ATGAGTACATTAGAAGCTACAAGTAAAGAAGCTACAGCTAAAGACAATACAAAATCTTTGACTGGTGCGGAAGTAGTATTAGAATGTCTGATTGCTGAAGGAGCCAATACAATATTTGGATATCCAGGTGGAGCGATAATGCCGATTTATGACGCTTTATATAGTTACCAAGACAAATTGAATCATATTTTAGTAAGACATGAGCAAGGTGGTATTCACGCTGCGCAAGGTTTTGCTAGAGTTACTGGCAAACCAGGTGTTGTATTTGCAACAAGTGGTCCTGGTGCGACTAACTTAGTTACGGGATTGGCAGATGCACAGATTGATAGTACGCCTTTAGTGTGTATTACAGGACAAGTATTTGCACAATTTTTAGGTACTGATGCGTTCCAAGAAACGGATGTTGTAAATATTACAACTCCAATTACCAAATGGAACTATCAAGTTACAGACGCTAAAGAAATACCTGAAGTATTAGCAAAGGCATTTTATATTGCTCAAACGGGTCGTCCAGGTCCGGTATTGGTGGATATCACTAAAAATGCACAATTCCAAAAGGTCGATTTTGAACCATACGAACATTGCAAACATATTCGCAGTTATCGTCCGAAACCTATCATCAGAAATGAATATATCCAAGCGGCAGCTGAATTAATCAATGCGGCAAAGAAACCATTTGTAGTATTTGGTCAAGGGGTTATTTTGGGAAATGCTGAAAAGGAATTTCTTGCATTCTTAGATAAAACTGGAATTCCCGCGGCAGCCACAGCTCTTGGTCTGGGTGCTATTCCTACAGATCATCCACTATATGTGGGCATGTTAGGAATGCATGGCAATTATGCTCCTAATGTGATGACGAATGAATGTGATCTACTTATTGCAGTTGGGATGCGTTTTGATGATCGTGTAACCGGTCGTTTGGATAAATATGCCAAACAAGCAAAAGTTATCCATTTAGACATTGATCCGGCTGAGATTGATAAAAATGTAACAGCAACCGTACCGGTTTGGGGGGATTGTAAAGAATCCTTACCATTACTTACTAAAGCGGTCGAAAAAAATAGTTTCCCTGAATGGTTAGAGGAATTCAGGAAACTAGAAAAAGAAGAAGTTAAGGAAGTCATTGAGCCTGAATTAAATCCAACTACGGATGAAATGACTATGGGTGAAGTTGTGAAATATTTGAATGAATTAACGAATGGTGATGCAATCATAGTTACCGACGTAGGTCAACATCAAATGGTCGCTTGTCGTTATGCAAAATTCAACAATAGCAAGAGCAATGTAACTTCTGGTGGTTTAGGCACGATGGGATTTGGTTTACCTGCGGCAATGGGTGCAAAAGTTGGACAGCCAGACAAAACTGTAGTTAGTATTTCTGGCGATGGTGGATTCCAAATGACTTTGCAAGAATTAGGAACTATTATGCAAAATAATATCGGTGTAAAAATTCTTATTTTGAATAATCATTTCTTAGGAATGGTGCGTCAATGGCAAGAATTATTTATGGACAAACGCTATTCATTTACCAATATTGATAGTCCTGATTTTGTAGCATTAGCAAATGCATATAAAATCCCCTCTAAAAAAATCGAACAACGTGCTGATTTAAAAGCAGGATTGAAAGAAATGATTGATCACGATGGCGCTTACTTATTGGAAATTATAGTTGGTAAAGAAAATAACGTATTTCCAATGGTACCACAAGGTAGCAGTGTAAGCGAAATCAGACTAAAATAA
- a CDS encoding glycosyltransferase — MKILHIGKFYPVYGGVEKVMYDLCDGLSKQGIQSDFLGVNADAKSTNIVKINEYFTVYAMSYIKKVASTYLSMSMIGQLKKIKNNYDIIHIHHPDPMACLALYLSGYKGKIICHWHSDIVKQKTILKFYKPLQTWLLKRSQFIIGTSPTYLAYSPYIQPYKNKLRLVPIGIPPVNQDSDFATIEKIRALASGRKIVYSLGRLIYYKGYQYLIDAAKYLNDDICVIIGGKGPLKVEFEQKIEQLGLRDKVFLMGRIEDEEMASYFSSCDLFCLPSTERSEAFGIVQVEAMAYGKPIVATRIEGSGVSWVNEENVSGLNVATEDPKELAEKINTILASPTLTHQLGNGALKRYEGHFTQEKMVELMLPLYKEVLNDNK, encoded by the coding sequence TTGAAAATTCTACATATAGGTAAGTTTTACCCAGTGTACGGTGGCGTTGAAAAAGTGATGTACGATTTATGTGATGGCCTCTCAAAACAAGGAATTCAATCAGATTTTCTAGGCGTAAATGCAGATGCGAAAAGTACTAACATCGTGAAGATAAATGAGTATTTTACAGTATATGCAATGTCATATATTAAAAAGGTTGCTTCTACATATTTGAGTATGTCAATGATTGGTCAATTGAAGAAAATTAAGAATAATTACGATATTATTCATATTCACCATCCAGATCCAATGGCATGTTTGGCACTTTATTTATCTGGATATAAAGGAAAAATTATTTGCCATTGGCATAGTGATATTGTCAAACAAAAAACAATACTTAAATTCTATAAACCTCTTCAGACTTGGTTGTTAAAGCGATCTCAATTTATTATTGGAACCTCTCCGACATATCTGGCGTATTCTCCATATATTCAACCATATAAAAACAAGTTGAGGTTAGTTCCAATAGGAATTCCTCCGGTTAATCAAGATTCCGACTTTGCAACAATTGAAAAAATAAGAGCACTTGCCAGTGGTAGAAAGATTGTCTATTCGCTTGGTAGATTAATCTATTATAAAGGTTATCAATACCTAATTGATGCCGCTAAATACCTAAATGATGATATTTGCGTTATTATTGGAGGTAAAGGTCCTTTGAAAGTCGAATTTGAACAAAAGATAGAACAACTTGGATTGAGAGATAAAGTTTTCTTGATGGGGCGAATTGAGGATGAAGAAATGGCTTCATATTTTTCTAGTTGTGACTTATTTTGTCTACCATCAACTGAGCGCTCTGAGGCATTTGGGATCGTACAAGTAGAGGCAATGGCATATGGTAAACCTATTGTAGCTACGAGGATCGAAGGATCTGGCGTATCCTGGGTCAATGAAGAAAATGTATCAGGATTAAATGTGGCAACAGAAGATCCTAAAGAGCTCGCTGAAAAAATAAATACAATCTTGGCGAGCCCTACATTGACGCATCAATTAGGCAATGGTGCTTTAAAAAGATATGAAGGTCATTTTACACAAGAAAAAATGGTGGAATTAATGTTACCATTATATAAGGAAGTTTTGAACGATAATAAATAG
- a CDS encoding capsular polysaccharide synthesis protein, producing MNKISSFILNNSLVKKGWALWREQKIFKTHKEVSNFCDVLIEEYYNGDKDNYLVLAKQKGLNQNVIWQYWGQGFEKKELPDMVQFCLDSVDKFKGNYQVIRIDDNNIKEYIDFPSFVWEKKNDNTFNRTFFSDLLRLALLNTYGGVWLDATILLTKQLPNFLSDNDYFVYQRSDAELHKDYWKSTYAFYWGWNPKFKVRMLNSIFAAQRGSCVINALFNLTLTYWKTQSSWIDYFFSQILYQQLITGRLKNYKCKILSDTIPHLLQTKINNGYKYNTYNEILDITGIHKLSYKDKCNPKMILNILQGHS from the coding sequence ATGAATAAAATATCTAGTTTTATTTTAAACAATTCATTAGTTAAAAAAGGTTGGGCCTTATGGCGAGAGCAAAAAATATTTAAGACTCATAAAGAAGTCTCTAATTTTTGCGATGTATTAATTGAAGAGTATTATAATGGAGATAAGGATAATTATTTAGTTTTAGCAAAGCAAAAAGGACTGAATCAAAATGTAATTTGGCAATATTGGGGACAAGGATTTGAAAAAAAAGAGTTACCTGACATGGTTCAATTTTGTTTGGATTCTGTAGATAAATTTAAAGGGAATTATCAAGTTATTCGTATAGATGATAACAATATAAAAGAATATATTGATTTTCCTTCATTTGTTTGGGAGAAAAAAAATGATAATACATTCAATAGAACTTTTTTTTCTGATTTGTTGAGATTAGCATTATTAAACACTTATGGTGGGGTCTGGTTAGATGCGACAATATTGCTTACTAAGCAACTTCCCAATTTTCTATCAGATAATGATTATTTTGTTTATCAAAGATCTGATGCAGAACTTCATAAGGATTATTGGAAATCAACTTATGCATTTTATTGGGGTTGGAATCCTAAATTTAAGGTTCGAATGTTAAATAGTATTTTTGCTGCTCAAAGAGGAAGTTGTGTGATTAATGCTTTATTTAATTTAACACTAACCTATTGGAAGACACAATCCTCATGGATTGACTATTTTTTTTCACAAATTCTATATCAACAATTGATTACAGGTCGATTGAAAAATTATAAATGTAAAATCCTAAGTGATACTATACCACATTTATTACAGACAAAAATCAATAATGGATATAAATATAACACTTATAATGAAATATTAGATATAACAGGGATTCACAAATTATCATATAAGGATAAATGTAATCCGAAAATGATTCTAAATATTTTACAAGGTCATAGCTAA
- the ilvN gene encoding acetolactate synthase small subunit yields MILDKQEFTFTIYTENQVGLLSRIAIIFSRRKINVESLNTSPSEVEGIHRFTIVIQESEDVVRKLARQLEKQIEVLKVYFNKNEELIWQELALFKVPTDIIAEKAKVERLLREHGANAVVIRSDYTVFESVGHREDIDALMEKLAQYGLIEFVRSGRVAIIKASEGFHKKLTEFEERQPSEETEENQVLDQKGGIFSM; encoded by the coding sequence ATGATACTAGACAAACAAGAATTTACATTTACCATATATACAGAAAACCAAGTTGGTTTACTGAGTAGGATTGCTATTATTTTTTCCCGTAGAAAAATTAATGTAGAAAGCTTAAACACTTCTCCTTCTGAGGTAGAAGGCATACATCGCTTTACAATAGTTATCCAAGAGTCCGAAGATGTTGTACGCAAATTAGCTAGACAACTTGAAAAGCAAATAGAAGTTCTTAAAGTATATTTTAATAAAAACGAAGAACTCATTTGGCAAGAATTAGCACTATTTAAAGTTCCGACTGATATCATTGCAGAGAAAGCCAAAGTGGAAAGATTGCTCAGAGAACATGGCGCAAATGCCGTAGTTATCAGAAGTGACTATACTGTATTTGAATCTGTCGGACACCGTGAAGACATTGACGCTTTGATGGAAAAACTAGCTCAATATGGCTTGATTGAATTTGTAAGAAGTGGTAGAGTTGCCATCATCAAAGCAAGCGAAGGATTCCACAAAAAATTAACCGAATTCGAAGAAAGACAACCCTCTGAAGAAACTGAAGAAAATCAAGTATTAGATCAAAAAGGTGGAATTTTTTCCATGTAA
- the ilvC gene encoding ketol-acid reductoisomerase encodes MAKLKFGEVEENVVTREEFPLAKAQEVLKGETVAVIGYGVQGPGQSLNLRDNGINVIIGQRKDSPTWEKAIADGWVPGETLFEIEEAAEKATIIQYLLSDAAQIKVWPTIQKHLTPGKALYFSHGFGITYKEQTGIIPPADVDVILVAPKGSGTSLRRMFVQGRGLNSSYAIFQDATGKAKDRVIALGIAVGSGYLFETDFNREVSSDLTGERGSLMGAIQGLFAAQYDVLRAHGHTPSEAFNETVEELTQSLMPLVAENGMDWMYANCSTTAQRGALDWWKPFRDAIKPVVEKLYDSVVTGKEAARSIDLNSQADYRPKLEKELEELRNSEMWQAGKTVRTLRPENN; translated from the coding sequence ATGGCAAAATTAAAATTCGGCGAAGTTGAAGAAAACGTAGTAACTCGCGAAGAATTCCCATTAGCAAAGGCTCAAGAAGTACTTAAAGGTGAAACTGTAGCTGTTATTGGTTACGGCGTTCAGGGTCCTGGACAATCTTTAAACTTACGTGATAATGGTATCAATGTAATCATTGGCCAACGTAAAGATTCTCCTACTTGGGAAAAAGCAATCGCTGATGGTTGGGTACCAGGTGAAACTTTATTCGAAATCGAAGAAGCTGCTGAAAAAGCAACTATTATCCAATATTTATTAAGTGACGCAGCGCAAATCAAAGTTTGGCCTACAATTCAAAAGCATTTGACTCCAGGTAAAGCTTTGTATTTCTCTCATGGCTTCGGTATTACTTACAAAGAACAAACAGGTATCATCCCTCCTGCAGACGTGGATGTAATCTTAGTTGCTCCAAAAGGTTCTGGTACTTCATTGAGAAGAATGTTTGTACAAGGTCGCGGTTTGAATAGTTCTTATGCTATTTTCCAAGATGCAACTGGTAAAGCTAAAGATAGAGTTATCGCTTTAGGTATTGCAGTTGGTTCTGGTTATTTATTTGAAACTGATTTCAATCGTGAAGTTTCTTCTGATTTGACTGGTGAAAGAGGTTCTTTGATGGGTGCAATTCAAGGTCTTTTCGCAGCACAATACGATGTATTGAGAGCACATGGCCACACTCCTTCTGAAGCATTCAATGAAACTGTAGAAGAATTGACTCAATCATTGATGCCTTTAGTTGCTGAAAATGGTATGGATTGGATGTATGCAAACTGTTCTACTACAGCACAACGTGGTGCATTGGATTGGTGGAAACCATTCCGCGATGCAATCAAACCTGTAGTTGAAAAATTGTATGATAGTGTAGTTACTGGTAAAGAAGCTGCTCGTTCTATCGATTTGAATAGTCAAGCAGACTATCGTCCAAAATTGGAAAAAGAATTGGAAGAATTACGTAATAGTGAAATGTGGCAAGCGGGTAAAACAGTACGTACTTTACGTCCAGAAAATAACTAA
- the ilvA gene encoding threonine ammonia-lyase has product MSVNFEAAAKRLENIVTHTPLQYNRNLSEKYNCKVYLKREDLQLVRSYKIRGAYNMMSSLPKEELDKGVTTASAGNHAQGFAFSCQKLNIKGIVFMPAITPKQKVNQTKMFGGENIEIKLIGDTFDDCAAAAKEFTEKNGMTYIPPFDDYRIIEGQGTIAIEILEDLKEIDYILIPIGGGGCASGISMYFREHSPNTKLIGLEPTGAPSMTEALKAGQPVTVEHIDKFVDGAAVQRIGDITFKECKKNLDEVMLIPEGEVCSAILYMYNKDAIVAEPAGALSIAALEEVKDQIVGKTVVCIVSGGNNDIDRMPEIKERSLQFEGLKHYFLIRFAQRPGALKEFVSIVLGPDDDIARFEYMKKTNKEAGMALIGIELKNKEDYAPLLENLKKYKINYTELNKDNALFDYLV; this is encoded by the coding sequence ATGTCAGTCAATTTCGAAGCAGCGGCAAAAAGATTAGAAAATATAGTAACCCATACGCCACTACAATACAATAGAAACCTTTCAGAAAAATACAACTGTAAAGTTTACCTAAAAAGGGAAGATCTTCAACTTGTTCGTTCCTATAAAATTAGAGGTGCGTACAATATGATGAGTAGTCTTCCAAAAGAAGAGTTAGACAAAGGAGTTACCACTGCCAGTGCAGGTAATCACGCACAAGGTTTTGCTTTCAGTTGTCAAAAATTAAATATAAAAGGCATCGTTTTTATGCCTGCAATTACCCCCAAACAAAAAGTGAATCAAACTAAAATGTTTGGTGGTGAAAATATTGAGATCAAATTAATAGGAGATACTTTCGACGATTGTGCAGCGGCGGCTAAGGAATTTACAGAAAAAAATGGGATGACCTATATTCCTCCATTTGATGACTATAGAATCATCGAGGGACAAGGAACTATCGCAATAGAAATACTCGAAGATTTAAAAGAGATTGATTATATCCTAATTCCTATAGGTGGCGGAGGTTGTGCATCGGGGATTAGTATGTATTTTAGAGAACATTCTCCTAATACAAAACTCATCGGACTTGAACCAACTGGAGCACCTTCTATGACTGAGGCATTGAAAGCAGGTCAACCTGTTACAGTGGAACATATTGACAAATTTGTAGATGGCGCAGCTGTTCAGAGAATTGGAGATATCACATTTAAAGAATGTAAAAAGAATTTGGATGAAGTAATGCTCATACCAGAAGGAGAAGTTTGTTCTGCCATTCTTTACATGTATAATAAAGATGCCATAGTTGCAGAACCCGCAGGTGCCTTATCCATTGCAGCGTTAGAAGAGGTTAAAGATCAAATAGTCGGCAAAACGGTTGTTTGTATAGTGAGTGGCGGAAATAATGACATTGACAGAATGCCCGAAATCAAGGAACGTTCTCTTCAATTTGAAGGATTAAAACATTATTTCTTGATTCGATTTGCACAAAGACCTGGGGCTTTAAAAGAATTTGTTAGCATAGTATTAGGGCCAGACGATGATATTGCACGATTTGAATACATGAAAAAAACAAATAAGGAAGCAGGAATGGCACTTATCGGAATTGAGTTAAAAAATAAAGAAGACTACGCTCCCCTCCTTGAAAATTTGAAAAAATATAAAATCAATTATACGGAATTAAATAAGGACAATGCGTTATTTGATTATTTAGTTTAA